Proteins from a genomic interval of Arachis hypogaea cultivar Tifrunner chromosome 10, arahy.Tifrunner.gnm2.J5K5, whole genome shotgun sequence:
- the LOC112715940 gene encoding NAC domain-containing protein 104, protein MDYGSVVITIPNSTIHTYTTNSMMMMTADYESVKQLPPGFLFSPTDEELVLHFLYAKASLLPCHPNIIPDLDVSLAHPSQLNGKALSSGNQYYFFSKVKEKRITENGYWKEIGESEAILSSTFEKKVGTKKNLVFHIGEAPHGIETSWVMQEYHICPSSNIISTTRARRKHDHQIWSKWVLCKVYEKKGSVRGVNYCSDDDDSGTELSWLDEIYLSLDDDLEEISVSILD, encoded by the exons ATGGATTATGGAAGTGTAGTTATTACTATAccaaactcaacaattcataCATACACCACCAATTCTATGATGATGATGACTGCAGATTATGAAAGCGTGAAGCAGCTTCCTCCTGGGTTTTTGTTCTCTCCAACGGATGAAGAACTTGTCCTTCACTTTCTCTATGCCAAGGCTTCTCTTTTGCCATGCCATCCCAACATCATCCCTGATCTTGATGTCTCTCTCGCTCATCCTTCCCAACTCAACG GTAAAGCGTTGTCAAGCGGAAATCAATACTATTTCTTCAGCAAAGTGAAGGAAAAAAGAATAACAGAAAATGGGTATTGGAAGGAAATAGGTGAAAGTGAAGCAATATTGTCATCAACGTTTGAGAAGAAAGTAGGGACAAAGAAGAACCTTGTATTCCACATAGGAGAAGCTCCACACGGCATTGAAACCAGTTGGGTCATGCAAGAATATCATATTTGCCCATCCTCTAACATTATTTCTACAACTAGAGCCAGAAGAAAACAC gATCATCAAATTTGGAGCAAATGGGTTTTGTGCAAAGTGTATGAAAAGAAGGGGTCCGTACGAGGTGTAAACTACTGTAGCGACGATGATGACAGTGGGACAGAGCTATCTTGGCTTGACGAAATTTATCTCTCGTTGGATGATGATCTGGAAGAAATTAGCGTCTCCATTTTAGATTGA